Below is a window of Paramagnetospirillum magneticum AMB-1 DNA.
GGCATGGGTGCCGGGTGGAGAACATCGTATCAGGATGAGATCCCTCGCATTCGCTCGGGATAACAGGGTGAAACGACACCGTCGCGATTTTGGGGGAGGGGAAAATACCGCGTCGCCTGCGCTCTCGTCTTGAAGGTCCGCCCTGGAGTTTCGAAGACGCCTATCGTCCGCTGCCGGGAGCCTTCGACGAGGTGAAGGCGCCGGGCGGAGGCGTCCGTCCCCATTGGCAGGGCTTTGTCGAGGGTATGAACCGCCTGGGCCTCGAGGAGGTCACCCGGCGCTGGGACGTGGGCCAGCGCCTGATCCGCGACAACGGCGTCACCTATAACGTCTATGGCGACCCGGCGGGCCTGGACCGGCCGTGGCGGCTCGACCCCCTGCCGCTGATCCTGTCGGCGGAGGAATGGTCGGCCATCGCCGAGGGCATCGAGCAGCGGGCCAGCCTCCTGGATTCCGTGCTGGCCGACCTTTACGGCGAGCGGACCCTGGTGGGGCGCGGCGTCATTCCCTCGTCGCTGCTGCACGCCAATCCCGCCTTTCTGCGCCCCTGCCATGGCTGGCTGCCGGCGGGCGGCCACTGGCTGCACCATTACGCCGCCGACCTGGTGCGCGGCCCCGATGGCCAGTGGCGGGTGTTGAGCGACCGCACCGAGACTCCTTCCGGGGCCGGCTATGCCCTGGAAAACCGCTCCATTGTCAGCCGGGTGCTGTCCGAGTTCCACCGCTCGCTCCAGGTGGAGCGGCTGGGGCCGTTCTTCGAGACGCAGCGCCGCACGCTGCAGGGGCTGGCGGTGCGCCACCGCGACGACCCGCGCATGGTGCTGCTGACCCCCGGCCCCTACAACGCCACCTATTTCGAGCATGCCTTCCTGGCCCGCCAGCTGGGCATCACCCTGGTGCAGGGCGAGGATCTGACGGTGCGCGACAACACCGTCTACCTCAAGGCCCTGACCGGCCTGCAGCAGGTGGACGTGATCTTCCGCCGCACTGGCGGCACGTGGTGCGACCCCCTGGAACTGCGCGGCGATTCCCAACTGGGGGTGGCGGGGCTGCTGCAATCGGCGCGGCGCGGCAATGTGTCGCTGTTCAACGCCATCGGCAGCGGCCTGCTGGACGGGGCCTCGCTGCTGGGCTTCATGCCCGCCCTGGCCCGGTCGCTCAGGGACGAGCATCTGCTGCTGCCCTCGGTGCCCAGCTGGTGGTGCGGCGAACCCGCCGCCCTGGACCATGTGCTGGCCAATCTGTCGCGTCTGGTGATCCGCCCCGCCTTCGGGCGGCGCGACCAGCCGGTGATCGGCGCCGCTTTGTCCGGGGTGCAGCTGGCCGAGATGCGCAACGCCATCCTGGCGCGTCCCTGGGACTGGGTCGGCCAGGAGGTGAAGACCACCTCGACCCTGCCGCTGTGGGCCGAAGGGCGGATGGAGCCCCGCCATTGCGTGCTGCGCGTCTTCGCCGTCCACACCGAGAAGGGCTGGCAGGCCATGCCCGGCGGCCTGGCCCGGCTGTCGTCCGAGCGCGACCTGCTGGCGTCGCGGCTGCAGACCGGCGGCGGCGGCAGCAAGGACGTCTGGATCGCCTCGCCGACCCAGCGCCTGACGGTGACCACCGCCCGGCCGCAGGTGCCGCCGGTGCGGCTGACCCGCGAGAACCGCGACCTGCCGTCGCGGGTGGCCGACAACATGTTCTGGCTGGGCCGCTATCTCGAGCGCTGCGAGGCCACCACCCGCCTGCTGCGCGCCGCCCTGATCCGCATCGAGGATGCCCTGGCCGAGGGCGATTCCGTGCGGGCCCAGGCCATGATCCGCGTCATGACCGCGCTGGGCCTGTCGGTGCCCGAGGACGAGGACGACCAG
It encodes the following:
- a CDS encoding circularly permuted type 2 ATP-grasp protein — protein: MKAPGGGVRPHWQGFVEGMNRLGLEEVTRRWDVGQRLIRDNGVTYNVYGDPAGLDRPWRLDPLPLILSAEEWSAIAEGIEQRASLLDSVLADLYGERTLVGRGVIPSSLLHANPAFLRPCHGWLPAGGHWLHHYAADLVRGPDGQWRVLSDRTETPSGAGYALENRSIVSRVLSEFHRSLQVERLGPFFETQRRTLQGLAVRHRDDPRMVLLTPGPYNATYFEHAFLARQLGITLVQGEDLTVRDNTVYLKALTGLQQVDVIFRRTGGTWCDPLELRGDSQLGVAGLLQSARRGNVSLFNAIGSGLLDGASLLGFMPALARSLRDEHLLLPSVPSWWCGEPAALDHVLANLSRLVIRPAFGRRDQPVIGAALSGVQLAEMRNAILARPWDWVGQEVKTTSTLPLWAEGRMEPRHCVLRVFAVHTEKGWQAMPGGLARLSSERDLLASRLQTGGGGSKDVWIASPTQRLTVTTARPQVPPVRLTRENRDLPSRVADNMFWLGRYLERCEATTRLLRAALIRIEDALAEGDSVRAQAMIRVMTALGLSVPEDEDDQPAESLTDRLVAHHLSVEGAGLAGCVERLLRIVVHLRDRLSNDTWRALHQLRDEIGLLAAETGGGDVMGRLNAMVLTMQAVSGLAMENMTRGPQWLFLDSGRRAERAIAMVEMVSGALADVDGEEAVPLDLLLEIWDSVMTYRSRYLSTPRLAGVLDLLLCDEGNPRSLGFQLATLEGHMNRLAAMGEHSGFYKPEQKLMTVLCGTIRTTDVMVISRFDRDGGYHDALRLLDMLRSRLWELSEQVSRTYFIHAQWRLPTAPMEELA